One Delphinus delphis chromosome 3, mDelDel1.2, whole genome shotgun sequence genomic region harbors:
- the PDCD6 gene encoding programmed cell death protein 6 isoform X2 has translation MAAYPYRPGPGAGPSAGAALPDQSFLWNVFQRVDKDRSGVISDNELQQALSNGTWTPFNPVTVRSIISMFDRENKAGVNFSEFTGVWKYITDWQNVFRTYDRDNSGMIDKNELKQALSGYRLSDQFHDTLIRKFDRQGRGQIAFDDFIQGCIVLQRLTDIFRRYDTDQDGWIQVSYEQYLSMVFSIV, from the exons ATGGCCGCCTACCCGTACCGCCCGGGCCCCGGGGCTGGCCCTTCCGCGGGCGCCGCGCTGCCGGACCAGAGCTTCCTGTGGAACGTCTTCCAGAG GGTTGACAAAGACAGGAGCGGTGTGATATCGGACAACGAGCTCCAACAAGCGCTATCCAATG GCACCTGGACTCCGTTTAATCCAGTGACTGTCCGGTCAATCATAT CCATGTTTGACAGAGAGAACAAGGCCGGCGTGAACTTCAGCGAGTTCACTGGCGTCTGGAAGTACATCACGGACTGGCAGAACGTCTTCCGCACCTACGACAGGGACAACTCGGGCATGATCGACAAGAACGAGCTCAAGCAAGCCCTCTCAG GGTACCGGCTCTCTGACCAGTTTCACGACACCCTCATTCGGAAGTTCGACAGACAAGGACGGGGGCAGATCGCCTTTGACGACTTCATCCAGGGCTGCATCGTCTTGCAG AGGTTGACAGATATATTCAGACGCTATGACACGGACCAGGACGGCTGGATTCAGGTGTCGTATGAGCAGTATCTTTCCATGGTCTTCAGCATCGTATGA
- the PDCD6 gene encoding programmed cell death protein 6 isoform X1, translating to MAAYPYRPGPGAGPSAGAALPDQSFLWNVFQRVDKDRSGVISDNELQQALSNGTWTPFNPVTVRSIISMFDRENKAGVNFSEFTGVWKYITDWQNVFRTYDRDNSGMIDKNELKQALSGFGYRLSDQFHDTLIRKFDRQGRGQIAFDDFIQGCIVLQRLTDIFRRYDTDQDGWIQVSYEQYLSMVFSIV from the exons ATGGCCGCCTACCCGTACCGCCCGGGCCCCGGGGCTGGCCCTTCCGCGGGCGCCGCGCTGCCGGACCAGAGCTTCCTGTGGAACGTCTTCCAGAG GGTTGACAAAGACAGGAGCGGTGTGATATCGGACAACGAGCTCCAACAAGCGCTATCCAATG GCACCTGGACTCCGTTTAATCCAGTGACTGTCCGGTCAATCATAT CCATGTTTGACAGAGAGAACAAGGCCGGCGTGAACTTCAGCGAGTTCACTGGCGTCTGGAAGTACATCACGGACTGGCAGAACGTCTTCCGCACCTACGACAGGGACAACTCGGGCATGATCGACAAGAACGAGCTCAAGCAAGCCCTCTCAGGTTTTG GGTACCGGCTCTCTGACCAGTTTCACGACACCCTCATTCGGAAGTTCGACAGACAAGGACGGGGGCAGATCGCCTTTGACGACTTCATCCAGGGCTGCATCGTCTTGCAG AGGTTGACAGATATATTCAGACGCTATGACACGGACCAGGACGGCTGGATTCAGGTGTCGTATGAGCAGTATCTTTCCATGGTCTTCAGCATCGTATGA